ctgagCAAATCTGAGATTCTATGGTTTTGGATCAGGGATCCACCTCCTTCCATATCCAGCCACCTTCCTTCCATTCTCCTCTGGCTTCCTCAGGTCATTGATTGAAGGGGATTGGGGATCTTTTGGGGACCCCCTTCCCCAATCCAGGTATACAGCAGATCCTGTTTGGTCCCTGCTGGAGTTGTTTGTGTCTCTTGGCCAGAAAGTGGGGTGACTCTGGCCTCCCTGATTGCTGTACGCCCACCCAACACCCAGGTAGCCCCTTTTATCTGGGTGGGGGTCCCAAAAGACTGCGATGTTGCCTGGGTCCTCTGTACCCTGGAATGCTGGACTGGGGATGGGGGGACCTAAATTGTTGCGGCGAGACAGGAtgaggctgggctgagcccgCAGCCGGGCACGAATTTGCCATTTTTTGCCTTAAAACTTCAGCGAGACCACCTGGCCCTTTAAGAGGTCTCCTACTTCCAGCCGAATGGGGGCGCTGCTCCCCCGCCCGCTCCGGTCCTCCGCCGTCCCGGCATGCACTGcgccccctaaccctaaccacccCACCACCCCCCGTCTTTCCCCATCATTTCCCGCCATTGTGCCTAGGCGCGCGCGGTGCCGCGTGACCGGGCGGGGGGAGCGCGAGGCGGCGGGCCCGGTCCTAGAGACGCGCGGCCGGGGTCGTTGAGTAGACATGGTGGGATAGAGCGtacccccgccccgccggcggcCGCCCCGAGTCCGCCAGGGCCGCCCCGAGCCCGCCGGGCCCGGACAaagcgccgccgcctcccgccccgccccgccccgcctgcAGCCCCGCCGCGGAGCCATGTCGGCTAGCAGCCTTCTGGAGCAGGTAGGAGTCCCCCCCGCCGATACCgggatggccctgctgggcGAGGCCGCGCCTCTCGGCCTGACAGGGGTtgcgccccgggccgggccgggccgggcggcggctgCGGCCTCATTCCTCTCCCGTCCCAGGGCCGCCATCCATTGTGatgcggccgggccgggcctgTCCCCGCAGGGCTCGACCCTGCCAGGCCGGATCTCTACCCAGCCCGTGCCGGGTCTATCCCTGCTGGGCCTTGGCTTCCCCCGCCGCGACGGGTCTGTTTACCCACCCCAGCTCTGTCTTACCCTCATTGGGCCGGGTCTGTTCCTCTGACTCACCGCTTTCCCGTTTTCTTTCCCCACGACGCTGCTGTCGCGCCAGAGACCCAAGGGCCAAGGCAACAAAGGTGAGATCCCGGGGTAGGCCTGGCTGGGAGCGGGAGGATCCCTCCGCCGGGAGAGGGAGGGTCTCTCTAAAACCTGCCGGGAGGGAAATAAACCCTGTCCCACCAGGCCTGGCTGCTGGGCTATGGATAGTTTGCAGGTGATGCCTATGCGGTGGGAAAGTGAAATGTCTGTGTTGTGGGCTGAGCGTGGTGTATTAGAATTGGCAGAAGTTCATTATATTCTAGGGTTTGGCTTTAAATACTTTAAGCTGATAATAATGGGAGTTTATTGCATGGATTTTTCTAACATTACCCATCTCTTCTCAGTGCAAAACGGCTCTGTCCATCAGAAAGATGGGTTGAATGATGATGACTTTGAACCCTACCTGAGTCCCCAGGCCCGCCCGGTGAGTACTTGCTGCAGGCGGGAGCACCAAGAGCAGCAAGGCTTCCTTCTGTTCCAAGGGAGGGAAGTTTGGCCTCCTTGTATGTTCCCCATCTCCATTGATTGCATTTTGATGTTTGCTAGCTGCCTTTACTTATATTCTATCCTATACCTGCATTTCTGCTGGTCTACCAGCATTGACTGCCCTTAGATTGTGGTGGGTGAGGTAGGAAGGTTTTTAGCAACTTTCTGAGGCTGTGAGAACTTCCTAGAGTTGGTGTCCAGCTCTTTTTTTCAATGTGATTGTCTCAAAGTCACCATTTCTGCTCTTTTAGTGTTGTGCCTGTGTTGTTTTCTGGTTCTTTACACCAGAGAAATGTGCTGAGTTGGGTGGTGAAGTTGTTTCACAGAAGACTACTGCTGACATTTGGAGGATCAGATCAATCTTATCTCAGCACTAAGTCAACTGATGATTCAGGGggatttctctgtttttcaccaaaaaaaccaaaccaaaacaaaaaacccacaaacccaGAGCCCACATGTGATACGATTGTTGAGACTTTCTGAGAACTTTGGTTACAAATTGAGCCATAGAGTTTTTGAGTTTGTGACCAGATCCTGAAGTCAAACTTGCAGCTACTTTTTCTCTTCACTTTCTCTTAAAACAACACCACTGTTAActggtgtttgtttgttttccttaatGGGCTGCAGGGAATGACACAGAACAGATGGAGTTCAGCTGATTGGGTGTACAGGTGTTTATAGATAAATATCTGTAATAGCACTGGAGCAGTCAGATTATTCTGGCTTCTCTTTCCAGTTATGATCAGTAAAAATAAGCTGTTCTGGTTTCCCCTTACTgtatttttgcatatttttgctAGTCactacattatttttttcatgtaaacATGATGCATATTTTATTGGAACACAGAAACAGATTACTCTCAGTGAAATTTCAGCAAGCATTTTCCTAGTTTGTGCTAAAGATCTGAGGATAAGTATTCATTGTCTGTCAACTGTTCATAACCTTCAGAATTCAGCCTGTCCATCAAGACAACTCACTGCATTCAACCCCCTGAAAAATTACAAGCCTAAATTCAGCCTTCATAGGGTGAGAGAACATTATTGCTTTCTGAAGTCTTGACTAAAAGCAGCTACTTTCCTCGTAGCTGTCGTTTAATGCTGATTTTTTCTGTCTCAGCTAACATCCCTAATTCCCAGCTTCTTTCTGAATATGGACATATTTCATACAAACTGCAGTTTTATTTAAGTTTCCTAAACACAAAATGTTTACTATAATTTTGAAGCAACGCAATATTTTACTCTATTTTACATGTTTTGATGAAGTATTTCtggatctttaatttctttcagtgtGTCTGAGGCTggtaaaatttcattttaaaaataaggaagtAGTTGAAATATGCTCCAGGAGGCAGAAACTGAGCTGGAGCAAGGTAAACCACCAAGTTAACTTGGAGTGGAACCTTTGAGTGACTTTCAGTGCCTTGTTGTGCTGTGTAGAGTCCAAAACCTCAAGAGGTCGGTCTGGAGGGAGGCAAAAATACATAGGTATCCAAGGGTACACCTCTTTGTTGGAGATGGGAAAGGGAGTAAGATAAACTGCTCTGAATAATTGAATTAAATGTGTTTTGGAGTTGCTTCCTGAGCTCTCCACATAGCTGTGGGGTAACCATGTTGTAAAGTTTCACTGCTCCTTATTCCCCACCTGCTCTTTCCGGCATGACTCTTAACAGTTCCCACGAGGttactgtttattttaaagctcAGATAcacagtaaattatttttttaaccctttaaaaatcaaaagctCAGTTCTCTTACTGAGAATCTTGGTCTGAGGTGAAGAGGAACAGTGAATTTGAGGAAATAACTGTGTGAAGAGTCTTAGTCATGGAGAGAATGAGAAGCTGGTAGAGTTTTATTTGCATGGTAATCAGCAAGTGTGTCAGTTGTGCGAGGGCAGGGGAGCAATGTTGGAGATGTTCATGTGGAGAACAGCAGTGATTGTGTCCTAAGTCTGCTCTGAGCTTCCTGTGCTCAACTCTTGAACTGTTCTGCTTCCTTCTTATTACATGTATACAGGTGCTTAGTATTTTGCAGGTCATAGCTTAATGCACCTTGTGGTAGATATCTCAAAGTTGAACATAATTGACAagtgggaaaatattttgaggtgacaagaagaaagattttttttttttatctgacaGTGACGTGCTTTGAGTGTTCCTGTGGAGAGAAAATGGCTCTGCCTCAGATTTAGGGATAGGCCAGCATGTTCCTGTTTCTTTAAAACTGAGTCCAGGAGAGAAAATATTACTCTTACCATTGAGGTGATAAGCTTATTAAGTGACTTTGCTGGctcaaaataataataggaagtTTTAAGTTTCATGTGCCTTACAAGTTAGTGTTGGTGTTGCTGCTTTTGGATATATTGAGTCTTGGGTTTAGCAGGATTGAGTTCCTCAGTTAGTAAAAACCTGAATgagaatgaattttttttactgatttgcTTTTGGGAGACTTGTGAAATCGAAGGTTGAAAAGAGCATCTCTGAGTTTTCAGGCAGTACCACAGAAATCTTGTCTTTGAACACATGGTGCTAAATAATTCCTATTAATTTCTGTGAAGTTGGAGCTTGGTCAGCCCCAAACCTGTTGCTCTCCTGTAAGTAGAAGGTAGAATGGCAAACCAGCTATTTCTGGAGAGTGCCAGAGCCATCTTGAGAGACTCTCTGGATTTCAGTGTGGCATAAAATCCTCTGGGAGCTGTGCTTGGCAAGTGAATATATGATTCAACAAAAatggagcagagcctgctgcaAGCCAAGCTTTTAGCTGGGAACTGCATGTACCTTTGATCTCATCTGTACCAGGCTAGTGTGTTAGGGGCTGGGCAGTGCGAGGCTGCTGCTCACAGATTCAAATTACTCAGGATGATGTCCATTAGCAGGACTGAAACCACtcccagaggggacctgggttTGAATGGGAAATGACAGATGTTTTTCAAGTAAGCATATCTTGGGGATGTCTGAGACTTCCCTAATTGTCAAATCAGACATTTGTTTTTTGTAACCTAAAGGCTACTTGGATGCTAAAAGGGAGATCAAGGCAtggagctgggtttttttttcctctctggatTTGAAACCtgtttgtgctggtgctgtcaCTGTGCTGCAAAAGGCTTCTGTTGATTACTTCCCATTTTCAGTAtgtgcccccagcactggaggagTTTGTGTTTTGAGGAATAGGCCTTAAATCCCTGTTTGTTTGCAATTGCTTGGAATATTGTGAAGTGTGGAACTTTAAATAGTAGGAATAAATCTGTTTTCATGGCTAGTAAGTTTAAAGAAAGCAATCGGGGACACTAGTGATTTTCACAGTGTGTTTCCACTGAATCCATTTCTTTCTTATTCCCCATCTCTCTTGCACTctttccccaaatcctccctagAACACCCTAATAAGGATTAAGTATGTTACACAAGCAGGAAAAATCCTTGCTGGAAGTAGTTACTAGCAGAAGATGATATTTGGATGCAAGATACTGGATTTATAGCCTGagcaggagctccagggctTCCCAGTGTCCAGTGTATGTCACAAACACCACACACTCCCCTCTTGGCATGGGAAGCTTTGTCTTTAACCTTTCTTAGCCTTTGTCTTTAACCTTTCTGGCAAAGGAACAGATTTTAGAGCCCTTCTAACAAAGGAGGTGTTTAAGGCTGGGCCTATTTATCTGCTCAGCCCTAAAGGAGGGAGGAGTAGGGCATAGGAAGTCTAAGCTGCCTTTACTCCTGGTCTCTTAAAATTGGTTAAACTCCTTCTAACAATTCAGTGCttatgtttttgtggttttctttcagAATAATGCATACACTGCAATGTCTGATTCCTACTTACCAAGCTACTTCAGTCCCTCCATTGGATTCTCCTACTCCTTAGGTGAAGCTGCCTGGTCCACAGGGGGAGACCCCCCCATGCCCTACCTGACCTCATATGGACAGCTGAGCAATGGGGAGCCTCACTTCCTCCCTGATGCCATGTTCGGGcagccaggggcccttggcagtACTCCATTCCTTGGGCAGCACGGCTTTAACTTCTTTCCAAGTGGGATTGACTTTTCAGCTTGGGGGAATAACAATTCTCAGGGACAATCCACTCAAAGCTCTGGCTACAGCAGCAGCTATGCCTATGCTCCCAGCTCACTGGGAGGGGCCATGATCGATGGGCAGTCAGCCTTTGCCAACGAGACTCTGAACAAGGCTCCTGGCATGAACACCATTGACCAGGGCATGGCAGCCCTCAAGCTGGGCAGCACAGACGTAGTGAGCAGTGTCCCAAAAGTCGTGGGCTCAGCCGTGGGGAGTGGCTCTGTCACCGGTAACATTGTGACATCAAACAGTTTGCCTCCAGCCACGATTGCACCGCCGAAGCCAACCTCCTGGGCTGACATTGCTAGCAAACCTGCCAAGCAGCAGCCCAAGCTGAAGACCAAGAATGGTGTTGCAGGGCCAAGTCTTCCGCCTCCTCCCATAAAACATAACATGGATATCGGAACTTGGGATAACAAAGGGTCAGTAGCAAAAGTCCCTTCACAGGCCTTGGTCCAGAATCTTGTTCAGCAGCCACCGCAGATGTCTCCGCAGCCTGTGGGCCAGCAGATCAGTAGTAGCCCACCGGTAACCCAGGTTCCGAGTGGGCAGCAGCCGCAGGCACTGCCACcaccagccccactgcctgtACCACCAGCACAACCCACCCGCTGGGTCGCCCCTCGGAATCGTGGCAATGGCTTTGGCCAGAATGGAGTGGATGGTAATGGAGTGGGACAGGCTCAGGCCAGTTCTGGTTCTCCTTCTGAGCCACACCCAGTCT
This is a stretch of genomic DNA from Lonchura striata isolate bLonStr1 chromosome 26, bLonStr1.mat, whole genome shotgun sequence. It encodes these proteins:
- the YTHDF2 gene encoding YTH domain-containing family protein 2 isoform X2, which translates into the protein MSASSLLEQRPKGQGNKVQNGSVHQKDGLNDDDFEPYLSPQARPNNAYTAMSDSYLPSYFSPSIGFSYSLGEAAWSTGGDPPMPYLTSYGQLSNGEPHFLPDAMFGQPGALGSTPFLGQHGFNFFPSGIDFSAWGNNNSQGQSTQSSGYSSSYAYAPSSLGGAMIDGQSAFANETLNKAPGMNTIDQGMAALKLGSTDVVSSVPKVVGSAVGSGSVTGNIVTSNSLPPATIAPPKPTSWADIASKPAKQQPKLKTKNGVAGPSLPPPPIKHNMDIGTWDNKGSVAKVPSQALVQNLVQQPPQMSPQPVGQQISSSPPVTQVPSGQQPQALPPPAPLPVPPAQPTRWVAPRNRGNGFGQNGVDGNGVGQAQASSGSPSEPHPVLEKLRSVNNYNPKDFDWNPKHGRVFIIKSYSEDDIHRSIKYNIWCSTEHGNKRLDAAYRSMNGKGPVYLLFSVNGSGHFCGVAEMKSAVDYNTCAGVWSQDKWKGRFDVRWIFVKDVPNSQLRHIRLENNENKPVTNSRDTQEVPLEKAKQVLKIIATYKHTTSIFDDFSHYEKRQEEEENVKKLCLKTGENWREDLDLSDALMLVFCCETGSCVSSFLKEEQLGAFSLQLKWNQSSGRANHLHLPCSPVSYY
- the YTHDF2 gene encoding YTH domain-containing family protein 2 isoform X1, which gives rise to MSASSLLEQRPKGQGNKVQNGSVHQKDGLNDDDFEPYLSPQARPNNAYTAMSDSYLPSYFSPSIGFSYSLGEAAWSTGGDPPMPYLTSYGQLSNGEPHFLPDAMFGQPGALGSTPFLGQHGFNFFPSGIDFSAWGNNNSQGQSTQSSGYSSSYAYAPSSLGGAMIDGQSAFANETLNKAPGMNTIDQGMAALKLGSTDVVSSVPKVVGSAVGSGSVTGNIVTSNSLPPATIAPPKPTSWADIASKPAKQQPKLKTKNGVAGPSLPPPPIKHNMDIGTWDNKGSVAKVPSQALVQNLVQQPPQMSPQPVGQQISSSPPVTQVPSGQQPQALPPPAPLPVPPAQPTRWVAPRNRGNGFGQNGVDGNGVGQAQASSGSPSEPHPVLEKLRSVNNYNPKDFDWNPKHGRVFIIKSYSEDDIHRSIKYNIWCSTEHGNKRLDAAYRSMNGKGPVYLLFSVNGSGHFCGVAEMKSAVDYNTCAGVWSQDKWKGRFDVRWIFVKDVPNSQLRHIRLENNENKPVTNSRDTQEVPLEKAKQVLKIIATYKHTTSIFDDFSHYEKRQEEEENVKKERQGRVK